The Phoenix dactylifera cultivar Barhee BC4 chromosome 9, palm_55x_up_171113_PBpolish2nd_filt_p, whole genome shotgun sequence genome window below encodes:
- the LOC120111863 gene encoding uncharacterized protein LOC120111863, with protein MNPAEWWVHFGGSARNLKRIAIRILSQTVSSSGCERNWSTFALIHSKQRNRLTQKRLNDLVYVHYNLRLRLKCIQEEVELKYTDPIYGSFTADDDDPLLGWLVGQQQEPELDEPGSPPRPATFIATEAGVDPEQWAERNIPRTPRADQPQAQGSQTERARKGKQRIPMESVEEETWTSSDEGSGGDGSSSHGGSGGQYGTHETQPEGGLYFTGESQFMGATQDTDHGRPPDRDREDIIGYRRRAPRGRSGRQDTTADPRTYGYGFYYPQPQPDEYGYGALDFASAIFGWAPTQSEDTSQSQSVSERSDSSYNLARVPSLG; from the exons ATGAATCCAG ctgaatggtgggtgcattttggcggatccgcgagaaatctaaagcggatagctatccggatcctctcccaaacagtctcctctagtggatgtgagcgcaattggtccaccttcgcccttatccacagcaaacaaagaaaccgtttgacgcaaaagcgcctcaacgaccttgtttatgtgcattacaatttgcggttgaggctaaagtgcatccaggaggaagtggagctcaagtatacAGATCCGATTTACGGGTCCTTCACCGCTGATGACGATGATCCACTACTCGGCTGGCTTGTaggccagcagcaggagcccgagcttgacgagccaggatcgcctccacgaccagctaccttcatagccaccgaagctggggtcgatccagagcaatgggctgagcgcaatattccacgcactcccagagctgatcagccgcaggcacaggggagccagacagagagggccaggaaaggaaaacaaagaatcccaatggagagtgtcgaggaagagacttggactagtagcgatgaaggttctggtggtgatggatcttctagccatggagggagcggaggacagtatggtactCATGAGACACAGCCGGAGGGTGGTCTTTATTTCACCGGTGAGTCCCAATTTATGGGTGCTACACAGGATACGGACCACGGTCGACCACCTGATAGAGATCGTGAGGATATTATTGGATATAGAagacgggctcctcgaggtcgttcaggaagacaggatacgactgcagatccgaggacatacggatacggattctattatccacagcctcagcctgacgaatacggatatggtgcattggattttgcttccgccatatttggatgggcccctacacaatcagaggacacctctcagagccagagcgtgAGCGAGAGATCCGACAGTTCTTATAACCTGGCGCGTGTTCCTTCTTTGGGTTGA